A region from the Flavobacterium enshiense genome encodes:
- a CDS encoding prephenate dehydratase, which yields MEKRIAIQGIRGSFHHQVAKEFFNEDTFLDECMSFESLVTSLKENKTQQGVMALENSIAGSIIPNYALIDNNDLHIVGEHYLDIHMNLMAIKGQNIEDIKEVHSHPIALLQCAVFFKKYPHIRLVESVDTAETAKRINEGNLLGVGAVAGPIAAKMYDLEIIASGIHTVKPNKTRFAIVKTSKDELSKEEINKASIKFELEDKAGNLSTVLNVMNNCNLNLTKIQSMPVIETPFQYSFFVDVVFEKYEHYEEAKRILELMTTDFKVLGEYKKGSI from the coding sequence ATGGAAAAACGAATTGCAATTCAGGGAATCAGAGGTTCATTTCATCATCAGGTAGCGAAAGAATTTTTTAACGAAGATACTTTTCTAGACGAGTGTATGTCGTTTGAGAGTCTGGTGACCAGTTTGAAAGAAAACAAAACACAGCAGGGTGTGATGGCGCTAGAGAATTCTATAGCAGGTTCGATCATTCCGAATTATGCTCTGATTGACAATAACGATCTGCATATTGTCGGAGAACATTATCTCGATATCCATATGAATCTGATGGCCATTAAAGGACAGAATATTGAGGATATAAAGGAAGTTCATTCGCATCCGATTGCCTTATTGCAATGTGCTGTTTTCTTTAAAAAGTACCCACACATCAGATTAGTGGAAAGTGTTGACACAGCAGAAACAGCAAAACGTATTAATGAAGGAAATTTATTGGGAGTAGGTGCGGTGGCAGGTCCGATAGCTGCAAAAATGTACGATTTGGAAATAATCGCTTCAGGAATTCACACGGTAAAACCTAACAAAACCCGATTTGCAATTGTGAAAACCAGCAAAGATGAACTTTCTAAAGAGGAAATAAATAAAGCGTCCATAAAATTTGAGTTAGAGGATAAGGCTGGAAATTTATCGACCGTGTTAAACGTGATGAACAACTGCAACCTGAATCTAACCAAAATCCAATCGATGCCAGTTATTGAAACCCCGTTCCAATATTCGTTTTTCGTGGATGTGGTTTTTGAAAAGTATGAGCATTATGAAGAGGCAAAAAGGATATTGGAATTAATGACGACAGATTTTAAAGTTTTAGGAGAATATAAAAAAGGAAGTATATGA
- a CDS encoding bifunctional 3-deoxy-7-phosphoheptulonate synthase/chorismate mutase type II, with amino-acid sequence MENNKNMRAWLDDFKLSHPLVIAGPCSAETEEQVLAIANELKNSDVSIFRAGIWKPRTRPGGFEGIGETGLKWLQKAKAETGLLMAVEVANVAHVKMALEHDIDVLWIGARTAVNPFAIQEIADALKNTDKIVLLKNPVNPDLSLWLGGLERLYNAGIKKLGVIHRGFSTYEKSKYRNNPEWQIAIDLQNRFPDIPIICDPSHIAGKRDMIQEISQQALDLNFDGLIIETHTDPDNAWSDAAQQVTPDTLKQIFKDLRVRKETDEADDFNNRMNKLRTQIDDLDAKLLEILGKRMKIAEKIGTLKKEKNVAILQSSRWHEILGKMVLEGEEKGLSEEFVLKLFKAIHQESISHQEKVMR; translated from the coding sequence ATGGAAAACAATAAAAATATGCGCGCTTGGCTGGATGATTTCAAATTGTCGCATCCGCTGGTAATCGCAGGTCCGTGCAGCGCTGAAACTGAAGAACAGGTTTTGGCCATTGCAAACGAATTAAAAAATTCAGACGTAAGTATCTTCCGCGCCGGAATCTGGAAACCCAGAACGCGTCCGGGAGGGTTTGAAGGTATTGGGGAAACAGGACTGAAATGGCTACAGAAAGCCAAAGCAGAAACAGGGCTTTTAATGGCGGTCGAGGTAGCTAATGTAGCCCACGTTAAAATGGCTTTGGAGCATGATATTGATGTGTTGTGGATTGGCGCGCGTACAGCTGTGAACCCGTTTGCGATTCAGGAAATAGCCGATGCTTTGAAGAATACGGACAAAATCGTATTGTTGAAAAATCCCGTAAATCCTGATCTGTCGTTATGGTTGGGGGGATTGGAACGGTTGTACAATGCCGGAATAAAGAAACTGGGGGTAATCCACAGAGGATTCTCAACCTACGAAAAATCAAAATACAGGAATAATCCCGAATGGCAGATTGCTATCGATTTGCAGAATCGTTTCCCGGATATACCGATCATTTGTGATCCTTCCCATATTGCCGGAAAACGCGATATGATTCAGGAAATTTCTCAACAGGCGTTAGATTTGAATTTTGACGGACTAATTATCGAAACACATACTGATCCGGATAATGCTTGGAGTGATGCCGCACAGCAAGTGACTCCGGATACTTTGAAACAAATTTTTAAGGATTTGCGCGTACGAAAGGAAACCGATGAAGCGGATGATTTCAATAATCGAATGAATAAATTGCGTACCCAAATTGACGATTTGGATGCTAAACTGTTGGAGATTTTAGGCAAACGCATGAAGATTGCAGAGAAAATCGGTACACTGAAAAAAGAGAAAAACGTGGCGATTTTACAAAGCAGCCGTTGGCATGAAATTTTAGGGAAAATGGTTTTGGAAGGAGAAGAAAAAGGACTGAGCGAGGAGTTCGTACTGAAATTGTTCAAGGCAATCCACCAGGAAAGTATTTCGCATCAAGAGAAAGTGATGCGATAA
- a CDS encoding 3-phosphoshikimate 1-carboxyvinyltransferase — translation MDLLLESSVCNPKSAIRVSGSKSETNRLLLLQALYPSIVLENSSDSDDSKVMIKALQSDEVLKDIHHAGTAMRFLTAFYTVQEGKEVVLTGSSRMKERPIQILVDALRQLGAQIEYEEKEGYPPLRIKGDKLVKNKVSLKADVSSQYISALLLIAPKLEYGLELTLEGNITSVPYIKMTLQLLSGIGVKTSFEGNVIKVSHAEAIDSRIITVESDWSSASYFYSVVALSAIGTEIKLSSYKQNSLQGDSILAEIYDELGVSTTFVDDSVIIKKVDVPVKEVNRNLNASPDIAQTIAVTCFGLGIRCYLTGLHTLKIKETDRLEALKKELGKLGASVSVTKDSLTLAPSSEINKNVRIKTYQDHRMAMAFAPLALKVPVVIEEAEVVSKSYTNFWEDFKSIGIIVNRL, via the coding sequence GTGGATTTACTTTTAGAATCATCGGTTTGTAATCCGAAAAGTGCAATTCGTGTCTCTGGTTCAAAATCAGAGACCAATCGCTTATTGTTGTTACAGGCGCTGTATCCGAGCATCGTTTTGGAAAACAGTTCCGATTCTGATGATTCTAAAGTAATGATTAAAGCATTGCAAAGTGATGAGGTGTTGAAAGATATCCATCATGCCGGTACTGCAATGCGTTTCCTAACGGCTTTTTATACTGTTCAGGAAGGGAAAGAAGTTGTTCTGACCGGCTCTTCCCGAATGAAAGAGCGTCCGATACAAATTCTGGTGGATGCCTTACGTCAGTTGGGTGCTCAAATTGAGTACGAAGAAAAAGAAGGTTATCCACCGTTGCGAATTAAAGGAGATAAGCTTGTCAAAAATAAAGTCAGTCTAAAAGCAGACGTAAGCAGCCAATACATTTCTGCATTGCTTTTAATTGCCCCAAAACTGGAATACGGATTGGAACTGACATTGGAAGGCAACATAACTTCAGTGCCTTATATCAAGATGACATTGCAATTACTCAGTGGAATTGGGGTGAAAACATCATTTGAAGGGAATGTTATTAAGGTTTCTCATGCAGAAGCAATTGATTCCAGAATTATCACTGTTGAATCCGACTGGTCTTCGGCTTCCTATTTTTATTCGGTTGTAGCTTTGTCAGCTATTGGAACTGAAATTAAATTGTCGAGCTACAAGCAAAACAGTTTGCAGGGAGACAGTATTCTGGCTGAAATTTATGATGAGTTGGGAGTGTCTACTACCTTTGTTGATGATTCCGTCATTATAAAAAAAGTAGACGTTCCGGTAAAGGAAGTAAACCGGAATCTGAATGCATCGCCCGATATAGCACAAACTATAGCCGTTACCTGTTTCGGTTTAGGGATAAGATGTTATTTAACCGGATTGCATACGCTGAAAATTAAGGAAACCGATCGACTGGAAGCCCTAAAAAAAGAATTGGGAAAATTAGGGGCAAGCGTTTCTGTGACCAAAGATAGCCTAACCTTAGCACCTTCATCGGAAATTAATAAAAACGTACGCATTAAAACCTATCAGGACCATCGCATGGCAATGGCCTTTGCTCCGTTAGCGCTAAAAGTACCTGTCGTGATTGAAGAAGCGGAAGTGGTTTCCAAATCCTACACTAATTTTTGGGAGGATTTTAAAAGCATCGGTATTATTGTGAATCGTCTATAA
- the gldA gene encoding gliding motility-associated ABC transporter ATP-binding subunit GldA, translating into MSIEVQNISKNYGEQKALDNVSFSVKKGEIVGFLGPNGAGKSTLMKILTTYLTSDSGIASVNGHDVNTAPKEVQKSVGYLPEHNPLYLDLYVREYLAFNADVYKVAKSRIDDVIALTRLTPESHKKIGELSKGYRQRVGLATALLHNPDVLILDEPTTGLDPNQLVEIRDLIRNIGKDKTVFLSTHIMQEVEAICDRVIIINNGKIVTDKKLDNLVSDVTEQIIEVEFDKEISSELLATIPNLKSSKNVQGATWELSFETNDDMRPKVFDFAHNNGYRTLQLTLKSKNLETIFREKTKKK; encoded by the coding sequence ATGTCTATTGAAGTTCAGAATATTTCCAAGAATTACGGCGAACAAAAAGCGCTGGATAACGTTTCATTTTCAGTCAAAAAAGGTGAAATCGTTGGTTTTTTAGGTCCGAATGGTGCCGGAAAATCGACGTTAATGAAAATTCTGACTACCTATCTTACTTCCGATTCAGGTATAGCTTCGGTTAACGGCCATGATGTAAATACGGCTCCGAAAGAAGTACAAAAATCAGTTGGTTATTTACCGGAACACAATCCGTTGTATCTGGATTTATATGTACGCGAATACCTAGCTTTTAATGCCGATGTTTATAAAGTAGCCAAATCACGCATTGATGATGTGATTGCTTTAACCAGACTTACACCGGAAAGTCATAAGAAAATTGGTGAATTATCAAAAGGATACCGTCAGCGTGTGGGACTGGCTACGGCTTTACTTCACAATCCTGATGTTTTGATTTTGGATGAGCCGACGACCGGTTTAGACCCGAACCAATTGGTAGAAATCCGTGATTTGATCCGCAACATCGGAAAAGACAAAACCGTTTTTCTTTCAACGCACATCATGCAGGAAGTGGAAGCTATCTGCGACCGCGTGATCATTATCAATAACGGAAAAATTGTTACCGACAAAAAGCTGGACAACTTAGTTTCGGATGTTACTGAACAAATTATTGAAGTTGAATTCGACAAAGAAATCTCATCTGAATTACTGGCTACGATTCCGAATCTAAAATCTTCCAAAAACGTTCAGGGCGCAACGTGGGAGCTTTCTTTTGAAACCAATGATGATATGCGTCCGAAAGTCTTCGATTTTGCACACAACAATGGTTACCGTACATTACAGCTTACTTTAAAAAGCAAAAATCTGGAAACGATATTCCGCGAAAAAACGAAGAAAAAATAA
- the rsgA gene encoding ribosome small subunit-dependent GTPase A, protein MTGIVYKSTGSWYTIKTEDNSFLESRIKGKFRMKGIKSTNPIAVGDIVDYDLEETADVTTGLITKIHDRKNYIVRKSVNLSKQTHIIASNIDLVFLLVTINNPPTTTSFIDRFLVTAEAYGIEAVLVFNKIDTFDEAMLDEQLYLQYIYSNIGYKCLRVSSTEGKGTEELKEMMKGKVSMFSGHSGVGKSTLVNALEPSLNLKTKKISEQHQQGQHTTTFAEMFDLSFGAQIIDTPGIRGFGIVDMEKQEIGDYFPEFFALKDKCKFNNCLHKDEPHCAVKEALEKDEIAWSRYKSYLQILEGDDENYRSDIYGDDRDASDRTRQS, encoded by the coding sequence ATGACAGGAATCGTTTATAAATCTACAGGAAGTTGGTATACCATAAAAACCGAAGACAATTCGTTTTTAGAAAGCCGTATTAAGGGTAAATTCCGAATGAAAGGAATAAAAAGTACCAATCCGATTGCTGTGGGAGATATTGTTGATTACGATCTTGAAGAAACTGCAGACGTAACTACCGGATTGATTACGAAAATTCATGACCGGAAGAATTACATCGTCCGCAAATCGGTAAACTTATCGAAGCAGACACATATCATTGCTTCTAATATCGATTTGGTTTTTTTACTGGTTACGATAAACAATCCTCCGACAACAACGAGTTTTATCGATCGTTTTTTGGTAACGGCGGAAGCTTATGGTATCGAAGCTGTTTTGGTATTCAATAAAATTGACACGTTTGACGAAGCGATGCTTGATGAGCAGTTGTATCTGCAATACATTTATTCTAATATAGGTTATAAATGCCTGCGTGTATCTTCCACCGAGGGTAAAGGGACAGAGGAGTTGAAAGAGATGATGAAAGGGAAAGTTTCCATGTTCTCGGGGCATTCGGGCGTAGGAAAATCGACTTTGGTTAATGCCTTGGAACCTTCTTTGAACCTGAAAACCAAAAAGATTTCGGAACAACATCAGCAAGGTCAACACACGACGACTTTTGCAGAAATGTTCGATCTGTCTTTCGGTGCCCAGATTATCGATACACCCGGAATTCGCGGCTTCGGAATTGTAGATATGGAAAAACAGGAGATTGGAGACTACTTTCCGGAGTTTTTTGCATTGAAAGACAAGTGTAAGTTCAACAATTGCCTGCACAAAGACGAGCCGCACTGCGCTGTTAAGGAAGCGCTTGAAAAAGATGAAATTGCCTGGTCGCGCTATAAAAGTTATCTTCAGATTCTGGAAGGGGATGATGAGAATTACCGTTCTGATATTTACGGTGATGATCGTGATGCAAGCGACAGAACAAGACAGTCTTAG
- the dtd gene encoding D-aminoacyl-tRNA deacylase, which yields MKAVIQRVSEASVTIEGNKVAEIRKGLLVLVGVEDTSNQEDIVWLSSKIINLRVFGDDNGVMNLSVKDVDGDVIVVSQFTLHASTKKGNRPSYIKASKPDYAIPVYEKFVAQMESDLGKNVQTGEFGADMKVALINDGPVTIIIDTKNKE from the coding sequence ATGAAAGCAGTTATACAAAGGGTTTCCGAAGCTTCGGTTACCATTGAGGGAAATAAAGTAGCGGAAATCAGAAAGGGATTGTTGGTTTTGGTTGGAGTGGAAGATACTTCCAATCAGGAAGATATCGTTTGGCTGTCTTCAAAGATTATCAATCTGCGTGTTTTTGGTGATGACAATGGCGTGATGAATCTTTCCGTTAAAGATGTGGATGGTGACGTTATCGTTGTCAGTCAGTTTACCCTGCATGCATCCACTAAAAAAGGCAATCGTCCGTCGTACATCAAAGCGTCAAAACCTGATTATGCTATTCCGGTTTACGAAAAATTCGTTGCTCAAATGGAAAGCGATTTGGGTAAAAATGTACAGACCGGAGAATTTGGTGCCGATATGAAAGTGGCTCTGATTAATGATGGGCCAGTTACCATAATAATTGATACTAAGAATAAAGAATAA
- a CDS encoding pyridoxal phosphate-dependent aminotransferase, with protein MIVAAKRLDQVQEYYFSQKLREVGKLLSEGKPILNMGIGSPDLKPAPRVIEAIQNSMGDSKAHQYQSYQGLPELRKAMADFYAKNFNVTVDFNSEILPLMGSKEGIMHISLAFLNEGDAVLIPNPGYPTYASVTELVGAKPVFYDLTAENNWEPDFESLEKQDLSKVKIMWVNYPNMPTGASGSLQLFEKLVAFAKKHAIVLVNDNPYSFVLNNNPISVLQVDGAKEVALELNSLSKTFNLSGWRVGMVLGDSKLIEMVLKVKSNMDSGMFYGIQKGAVEALQLGADWFKDQNEIYNKRRILIFELAKRLGCTYNEKSVGMFVWAKLPEGSASAKEYVDKLLHEKDLFLAPGTIFGSNGEGYIRFSLCVDEALIKEALKRF; from the coding sequence ATGATAGTAGCAGCAAAACGTTTGGACCAAGTACAGGAGTACTACTTTTCGCAAAAACTGCGTGAAGTAGGAAAGTTGCTTTCGGAAGGGAAACCTATTCTCAATATGGGGATCGGGAGTCCTGATTTGAAACCGGCACCAAGAGTCATCGAAGCGATTCAAAATTCGATGGGTGATTCTAAAGCGCACCAGTACCAAAGTTATCAGGGATTACCCGAACTGCGAAAAGCGATGGCCGATTTTTACGCCAAAAATTTTAATGTTACTGTCGATTTTAATTCTGAAATATTGCCTTTGATGGGTTCTAAAGAAGGAATTATGCACATTTCACTGGCTTTTTTGAACGAGGGTGACGCGGTTTTGATTCCGAATCCGGGTTATCCAACATATGCTTCAGTGACGGAATTAGTTGGAGCTAAACCGGTTTTTTACGATCTGACAGCGGAAAACAATTGGGAGCCTGATTTTGAATCACTGGAAAAACAGGATTTGTCCAAAGTGAAAATTATGTGGGTGAATTACCCTAACATGCCAACAGGTGCTTCCGGAAGTTTGCAGTTATTTGAGAAATTGGTTGCTTTTGCCAAAAAGCATGCTATTGTATTGGTAAATGATAACCCATATAGTTTTGTTTTGAATAATAATCCGATTTCGGTTTTACAGGTTGATGGAGCCAAAGAAGTGGCATTGGAGCTGAATTCACTGAGTAAAACGTTTAATCTTTCCGGTTGGCGGGTAGGGATGGTTTTGGGCGATTCAAAACTGATTGAAATGGTGTTGAAAGTGAAGAGCAATATGGACAGCGGCATGTTCTATGGTATTCAGAAAGGTGCGGTCGAAGCTTTGCAATTGGGAGCCGATTGGTTTAAGGATCAGAACGAGATTTACAACAAGAGACGAATTTTAATTTTTGAATTGGCAAAGAGATTGGGCTGTACATATAATGAAAAATCGGTGGGTATGTTCGTTTGGGCGAAATTGCCTGAAGGCAGTGCTTCGGCTAAAGAATATGTGGACAAACTATTACATGAAAAAGATCTGTTTCTCGCGCCGGGAACTATTTTTGGAAGTAATGGCGAAGGATATATCCGATTTTCATTGTGTGTTGATGAAGCATTAATTAAAGAAGCATTAAAACGATTCTGA
- a CDS encoding head GIN domain-containing protein produces MRERIIWILAVIFLMISCSSDTIPGCYREPGATISRIDAVAAFHEIYIGGGINLVVKQGEVAEVKIETGENIIADVTTEVTNGILYVKNKLECDLGTTIPARVTVTTPDITKIYSSSQYSVESEGVLNFPNLKLQQGLFGETASNIFDLNVNCQNLVVENNNTTIFRIKGMTNSLYVAFYSGVSRFEGANLIVQDASVFQRSSNDMILKPSNKIEGNIYGNGNIILLSRPSVVNVVQHYTGHIIYQ; encoded by the coding sequence ATGAGAGAGAGAATAATTTGGATACTGGCAGTAATTTTTTTGATGATTTCTTGTAGCTCCGATACCATTCCGGGTTGTTATAGAGAGCCGGGTGCTACTATTTCGCGTATTGATGCCGTTGCAGCGTTCCATGAGATTTATATTGGTGGCGGAATTAATTTGGTGGTAAAACAAGGAGAAGTTGCAGAGGTGAAAATTGAAACCGGAGAAAATATAATTGCAGACGTTACCACCGAAGTAACAAACGGAATTTTATATGTGAAAAACAAACTGGAATGCGATTTAGGAACAACGATTCCTGCACGAGTTACCGTTACCACACCGGATATTACTAAAATTTACTCATCGTCACAATATAGCGTTGAGTCGGAAGGCGTTTTGAATTTTCCGAATCTCAAACTGCAACAGGGTTTGTTCGGAGAAACCGCTTCTAATATTTTTGACCTGAATGTAAATTGCCAGAATCTGGTGGTTGAAAATAACAATACGACGATTTTCAGGATCAAAGGCATGACGAATTCACTGTATGTGGCATTTTATTCAGGCGTTTCCCGTTTTGAAGGAGCCAATTTGATTGTTCAGGACGCGTCTGTTTTTCAGCGTAGTTCCAACGATATGATTCTAAAACCAAGCAATAAAATTGAGGGGAATATTTATGGCAATGGGAATATTATCTTGTTGAGCAGGCCTTCAGTGGTAAATGTTGTTCAGCATTATACCGGACATATTATCTACCAATAA
- a CDS encoding prephenate dehydrogenase, whose translation MNVFVIGLGLIGGSLALDLKAINSRATIFGIDTNDLHLEKALELGLIDEKATFDDLPQADWVILAIPVDKMTEVLPQILNEIKDEAIVLDVGSTKEQICKSVENHPKRRNFIAAHPIAGTEFSGPSAAQRGLFIGKTNIICEVEKTASSLQEKVLGFFNDIGMHIRYMDPKSHDKHIAYVSHLSHISSFMLGKTVIEKEKNERDIFDMAGSGFESTVRLAKSSPSMWTPIFKQNKEEVLKPLSEYIDNLNRFKELLENDDFEAIYTEMEQTNRIKEILEGINLKKERSNGKQ comes from the coding sequence ATAAACGTATTTGTGATCGGTTTGGGACTGATAGGCGGTTCTCTGGCTTTGGATTTGAAGGCAATAAACAGTCGGGCCACAATTTTCGGCATCGATACGAATGATCTGCATCTGGAAAAAGCTTTAGAATTGGGGCTAATAGATGAGAAAGCGACTTTTGATGATTTGCCGCAAGCCGATTGGGTGATTTTAGCCATCCCTGTAGATAAAATGACGGAGGTTTTACCGCAGATTCTAAATGAAATAAAAGACGAAGCGATAGTTTTGGATGTAGGTTCAACGAAAGAACAAATTTGTAAATCGGTTGAAAATCATCCGAAACGACGAAATTTCATAGCGGCCCATCCAATCGCGGGAACTGAATTTTCAGGGCCTTCAGCTGCACAAAGAGGTTTGTTTATTGGAAAAACTAACATTATTTGTGAAGTGGAAAAAACGGCATCCAGTCTGCAGGAAAAAGTGTTGGGCTTTTTTAACGATATCGGGATGCACATTCGTTATATGGATCCGAAATCTCACGACAAACATATTGCATATGTCTCGCATTTGTCGCATATTAGTTCTTTTATGTTGGGGAAAACCGTGATTGAGAAAGAGAAAAACGAACGCGACATTTTTGATATGGCGGGGAGTGGTTTTGAGAGTACGGTTCGTTTAGCAAAAAGTTCACCTTCGATGTGGACGCCCATTTTCAAACAAAACAAAGAAGAGGTGCTAAAGCCATTGTCCGAGTATATCGATAATTTGAATCGCTTTAAGGAATTGCTGGAAAACGATGATTTTGAGGCAATTTATACGGAGATGGAGCAAACCAACAGAATAAAAGAAATATTAGAAGGTATTAACCTTAAAAAAGAAAGAAGTAATGGAAAACAATAA
- a CDS encoding LytR/AlgR family response regulator transcription factor codes for MKAIIIDDEKRARVNLSLLLEEYCPTVEVIAECENLSSGVKSIRKLQPDLVFLDIEMPAHSGLELLDFFDDEEVNFGIIFTTAYNEYAIQAFKFSAIDYLLKPIVPEELAEAVKRAQKQKHKMESFKVLKENLQQETLTKIAVPSANSLIFLDSNKIQYIKGEGAYSEVFFTDSPKRLVSRNLKNFEDILCPDNRFIRVHKSYIVNFDHVIAFNKSEGGFLEMGNNIQIPVSPDKAQTILDRIQIVKR; via the coding sequence ATGAAAGCAATAATTATAGATGACGAAAAAAGAGCAAGAGTTAACCTATCATTGCTTCTGGAGGAATACTGTCCAACCGTAGAGGTCATTGCCGAATGTGAAAATCTTTCATCGGGAGTAAAATCGATTAGAAAACTTCAGCCGGATTTGGTTTTTTTGGACATTGAAATGCCCGCACACAGTGGACTTGAATTATTGGATTTTTTTGATGATGAAGAAGTAAATTTCGGCATTATCTTCACCACAGCCTATAACGAATATGCAATTCAGGCATTTAAATTTTCCGCTATCGATTATCTGCTAAAGCCTATTGTTCCGGAAGAATTAGCCGAAGCAGTTAAACGCGCACAAAAGCAAAAACATAAAATGGAAAGCTTCAAGGTTTTAAAAGAAAACCTGCAACAGGAAACGTTAACTAAAATAGCAGTTCCTTCAGCCAACAGCCTAATATTTTTGGACAGCAATAAAATTCAGTATATCAAAGGCGAAGGCGCTTACTCAGAAGTATTTTTCACTGACAGCCCCAAACGTTTGGTGAGCCGTAATTTAAAAAATTTCGAAGATATTTTATGCCCGGATAATCGTTTTATAAGAGTCCACAAATCGTATATTGTGAATTTTGACCATGTGATTGCCTTTAATAAATCGGAAGGCGGTTTTCTGGAAATGGGAAACAACATCCAAATTCCCGTTTCGCCGGACAAAGCGCAAACAATCTTAGACAGGATTCAAATAGTAAAAAGGTAA
- a CDS encoding nucleotide pyrophosphohydrolase, with amino-acid sequence MDIKNAQLEVDNWIKHHGVRYFNELTNMAQLTEEVGEVARIIARRYGEQSEKESDKNKDLGEELADVVFVVLCLANQTGVDLQAAFDKKMDLKTKRDHDRHHNNEKLK; translated from the coding sequence ATGGATATAAAAAACGCCCAACTAGAAGTAGACAACTGGATCAAACACCATGGTGTCCGCTATTTTAACGAATTGACCAATATGGCTCAGCTTACTGAAGAAGTAGGTGAGGTAGCTCGAATCATTGCGCGTCGCTACGGCGAACAATCAGAAAAAGAAAGCGACAAAAACAAAGATCTTGGCGAGGAATTGGCCGATGTGGTTTTTGTGGTTTTATGTTTGGCCAACCAAACGGGAGTGGATTTACAGGCGGCTTTCGATAAGAAAATGGATCTGAAAACCAAACGCGATCACGACCGTCATCATAACAACGAAAAATTGAAATAA
- a CDS encoding acyloxyacyl hydrolase has protein sequence MKQYAVEANYFYGSILPHDTNILHLIKGHPDGIVISFNRKTFGSQKWEAWYNYPDYGLSFQYQDNKNPELGDLYGLYAHFNFYFFKRNLQFRVGQGLAYCTNPYDRETNYRNLAYGARYMPSTYFMLNYYKPDIWKGLGFQTGVNFVHHSNANIEAPNTSTNTIAFNVGVNYTIPTKDSIAYIKHPKEKFTEPIRYNAVFRSGINESDVVDSGQYPFYVASLYADKRINHKSAIQAGADFFWMLYLEEFIRYQSIAYFENNYDGDADYRRVGIFVGHELFINKLSVDTQFGYYVYDPSDKFGPLYQRLGLKYYIAKNVSAGVSLKTHISRAEALEFSLGVRL, from the coding sequence ATGAAACAATATGCTGTTGAAGCGAATTACTTTTACGGAAGTATTTTGCCGCATGACACCAATATCCTTCATTTGATAAAAGGGCATCCTGATGGAATCGTTATCAGTTTTAACCGAAAAACCTTTGGGTCGCAAAAATGGGAAGCTTGGTACAATTATCCGGATTACGGACTTTCATTTCAGTATCAGGATAATAAAAATCCCGAATTGGGTGATTTATATGGTTTGTATGCTCATTTCAATTTTTATTTTTTCAAGAGGAACCTCCAATTTAGGGTCGGTCAGGGGCTAGCGTATTGCACCAATCCGTATGATAGGGAAACCAATTATCGAAATCTTGCATATGGTGCCCGGTATATGCCGTCGACGTACTTTATGTTGAATTATTACAAGCCTGATATTTGGAAAGGTTTGGGATTTCAAACGGGAGTAAATTTTGTGCATCATTCTAATGCAAATATTGAAGCACCTAACACGAGTACAAATACAATAGCTTTCAATGTTGGAGTAAACTACACTATTCCTACAAAAGATTCAATCGCTTATATAAAACATCCGAAAGAGAAATTTACGGAACCGATTCGCTATAATGCCGTTTTCAGGAGTGGCATTAATGAAAGTGATGTTGTAGACAGTGGACAATATCCTTTTTATGTGGCTTCTTTATATGCAGATAAACGAATCAATCATAAAAGTGCCATTCAGGCGGGAGCTGATTTTTTCTGGATGCTATATTTGGAAGAATTTATCCGTTACCAATCAATCGCTTATTTTGAAAACAATTATGATGGCGATGCAGATTACCGAAGAGTGGGGATTTTTGTCGGACATGAATTATTTATCAATAAATTGTCGGTCGATACCCAATTTGGATATTATGTTTATGACCCTTCGGATAAATTCGGTCCATTATATCAGCGTTTGGGATTGAAGTATTACATTGCTAAAAATGTTTCGGCAGGGGTGAGTTTAAAAACCCACATTTCACGTGCCGAGGCGCTTGAATTTAGTTTAGGAGTGAGATTATGA